One genomic region from Argentina anserina chromosome 2, drPotAnse1.1, whole genome shotgun sequence encodes:
- the LOC126785319 gene encoding beta-carotene isomerase D27, chloroplastic-like encodes MEASHFLRSRSFAASLPHQRHMHAHHKLRRSTIVAVLSTPADIINIEADKSSIRPADGAAERKSIYSDNWFDKLAIDHLSHNVQASSGLRNSKSGFESLVEAASAASRNFNPEKQREIVVQALQNAFPRPILSLIKALLPESKFAREYFAVFTTIFFAWLVGPCEVRESEFNGSKEKNVVHIPKCRFLEETNCVGMCINMCKMPSQSFIKDTLGMPVNMVPNFDDMSCQMIFGEEPPELLNDPALKQPCFKLCKVKQRHSNCSN; translated from the exons ATGGAAGCATCACATTTCTTACGAAGCAGGAGCTTTGCTGCAAGTCTGCCTCACCAAAGGCATATGCACGCTCATCATAAGCTGAGGCGCTCTACGATCGTCGCAGTGCTTTCAACTCCGGCAGATATTATAAACATAGAGGCGGATAAAAGCAGTATAAGACCAGCTGATGGTGCAGCAGAACGGAAAAGTATCTATAGTGATAACTGGTTTGATAAACTGGCCATTGATCATCTGTCTCACAATGTCCAAGCTTCATCAG GGTTGAGAAACAGCAAGAGTGGATTTGAAAGCTTGGTAGAGGCAGCTAGTGCTGCGTCGCGAAACTTTAATCctgaaaaacaaagagaaataGTAGTTCAAGCTCTTCAGAATGCATTTCCAAGGCCAATACTATCCCTG ATTAAAGCATTACTACCAGAATCAAAATTTGCAAGGGAATACTTCGCCGTCTTTACCACCATCTTCTTCGCCTGGCTCGTAGGACCATGTGAG GTGAGGGAATCAGAGTTCAATGGAAGCAAAGAGAAAAATGTAGTCCACATACCAAAATGCAG GTTCTTGGAGGAAACTAACTGTGTAGGGATGTGTATTAACATGTGTAAGATGCCATCTCAAAGCTTTATAAAGGATACACTGGGAATGCCAGTCAACATGGTCCCAA ATTTTGATGATATGAGCTGCCAGATGATATTCGGAGAGGAGCCTCCGGAGCTACTCAATGATCCAGCACTCAAGCAACCATGCTTCAAACTAT GCAAAGTAAAACAAAGGCACAGTAACTGCTCCAATTAG
- the LOC126783082 gene encoding protein LONGIFOLIA 1, with protein sequence MTTGIVQEQKLDKHIEKQMGCMAGFLQIFDRHQILNGKRLYSTKRLPPSAAVVASSPEPSSNVLPEISKELEIQPLPQNKPTPSPDRGKQYPPAPELRSPLPEPRTPTCESPYPKSPLPLPVFEFKEGTRSAWKFTRDMPRLSLDSRATVDAKGSLYPKEIRTNAAILSANRCVSSGDSDGDKNSSPSVIARLMGLEPLPQSQSESNPEPSKLRRSASESRVNRDLYQPRLSESNNHVQARQPQQANVKSTISGNVGKEDRSSNGRHVDPKSKAQNRGMVQRKSFFDSADFFPEPKQSISVYGEIEKRLRMRGIDEPSKDLETLKQILEALQLKGLLHSRKKSSPQINSRNFVYDRFSETTPVVVMRPSRSPSSTNRAARFGNESPPSSFRSRAAARRNASPGGETYQAVSPRRDRPENVRSQSRGRSARPPTRSENGVRSPSRRAPLVIDTHRKGSSSDSVEHRRVSPVQSPKVSSRRSVSDQPTANRSPRVRKPTAEMTPKEERITILRAEDDSSTMSESSISTSSQTDTERWKVEEYKEGRSLLERCDKLLHSIAELQPSPVSVLDSSFYKEECSPSPVMKRSIDFKGEMEDIWGQAICGNESESDDCDFVYVSEILRASNYLPDDSDHFSLLEKQQELKGKDTSRVSTLERRLIFDIINEILVRNRQLPPWKAVSRQTSVPEIWSEFRRIRERDESEDLFEVICAVLKKDLAGDAINGWGDCSVEMSDAILDIERLIFKDLIGEAIRDLASISPNSGRVSALCRKLVF encoded by the exons ATGACGACTGGGATAGTGCAAGAACAGAAGCTTGATAAACACATTGAGAAACAGATGGGGTGCATGGCCGGCTTTCTTCAGATCTTCGATCGCCACCAGATTCTCAACGGCAAACGCCTCTACTCCACCAAACGCCTCCCTCCCTCCGcc GCTGTGGTGGCGTCGTCGCCGGAGCCGTCGTCCAACGTGTTGCCGGAGATATCAAAAGAGCTGGAGATACAACCGCTACCGCAGAACAAACCCACGCCGTCGCCGGACAGAGGGAAGCAATATCCACCGGCGCCGGAGCTCCGATCCCCTCTGCCGGAGCCGCGGACGCCGACGTGCGAGTCACCATATCCGAAATCGCCGCTTCCACTCCCGGTCTTCGAATTCAAAGAAGGCACGAGGTCGGCGTGGAAGTTCACCAGAGACATGCCGAGGCTGTCGCTCGATAGCAGAGCCACCGTGGACGCGAAAGGAAGCCTGTACCCGAAGGAGATCAGAACCAACGCTGCAATATTGTCAGCCAACCGGTGCGTGAGCTCCGGCGATTCGGATGGAGACAAAAACAGCTCACCGAGTGTGATTGCGAGGCTAATGGGACTGGAACCATTGCCTCAATCGCAGTCGGAATCGAATCCTGAGCCGAGCAAGCTCCGGAGATCGGCCTCCGAGTCGAGAGTGAACAGAGATCTGTACCAGCCGCGGTTGTCGGagagcaataatcatgttCAGGCAAGGCAACCGCAGCAAGCAAATGTGAAGAGTACTATTTCCGGCAATGTAGGCAAAGAGGACCGGAGCTCCAATGGTAGACATGTGGATCCGAAATCGAAAGCGCAGAATAGGGGAATGGTGCAGAGGAAGAGCTTCTTTGATTCCGCGGACTTCTTCCCTGAACCAAAACAATCGATTTCGGTTTACGGCGAGATTGAGAAGCGGCTGAGGATGAGAGGCATTGATGAGCCGTctaaagatttggagacattgaAGCAAATCCTTGAAGCTCTACAGCTCAAAGGTCTTCTTCACTCGCGAAAAAAGTCGTCTCCACAAATCAACTCCCGGAATTTTGTGTACGACCGATTCTCGGAAACGACGCCGGTTGTGGTGATGAGGCCGTCCAGATCGCCGAGTTCCACTAACCGAGCCGCCAGATTTGGGAACGAGTCGCCGCCGTCGAGTTTCCGATCAAGAGCCGCAGCTCGCCGGAATGCCAGCCCCGGCGGCGAGACGTATCAGGCGGTGAGCCCGAGGCGTGACCGACCGGAGAATGTGCGGAGCCAAAGCAGAGGGAGAAGTGCGAGGCCGCCGACTAGAAGCGAAAATGGCGTCAGAAGTCCGAGCCGCAGAGCCCCATTAGTGATCGACACACATAGGAAAGGAAGTAGTAGTGATTCGGTAGAGCACAGGAGAGTCTCTCCGGTTCAATCTCCCAAGGTTAGTTCGAGACGGTCGGTCTCAGATCAACCCACGGCTAACCGATCACCGAGAGTCCGGAAACCAACGGCTGAGATGACGCCCAAGGAGGAAAGAATAACCATCCTTAGAGCAGAGGATGATTCATCCACAATGTCGGAGAGTAGCATCAGCACTTCTTCTCAAACCGACACTGAG AGATGGAAAGTGGAGGAGTACAAAGAAGGGAGGAGTTTATTGGAGAGGTGTGACAAGCTACTACACAGCATAGCCGAGTTGCAACCGAGTCCGGTATCGGTTTTAGACTCATCGTTTTATAAGGAGGAATGTTCACCGTCGCCAGTGATGAAGCGCAGCATTGATTTCAAAG GTGAGATGGAAGATATTTGGGGGCAAGCAATTTGCGGGAATGAGTCAGAATCTGACGACTGTGATTTCGTCTATGTTTCGGAGATTCTCCGGGCTTCGAATTACTTACCGGACGACTCCGACCACTTCTCATTGCTGGAGAAGCAGCAAGAGCTCAAGGGGAAGGACACTTCGAGAGTTTCGACACTGGAAAGGAGGCTGATCTTCGACATCATTAATGAAATCCTCGTCCGGAACCGGCAACTGCCGCCGTGGAAAGCAGTCTCGCGGCAGACTTCGGTGCCTGAAATCTGGTCGGAGTTTAGGAGAATCCGGGAGAGGGACGAATCGGAGGACTTGTTCGAGGTGATATGCGCGGTGTTGAAGAAGGACCTTGCGGGGGACGCAATAAACGGGTGGGGGGATTGCTCGGTGGAAATGTCCGACGCCATTCTGGACATTGAACGCCTCATTTTCAAGGACTTGATCGGAGAAGCGATCCGAGATTTGGCCTCTATTTCCCCGAACTCCGGTAGAGTCTCGGCACTCTGTCGGAAGTTGGTCTTCTGA